The following coding sequences lie in one Lolium perenne isolate Kyuss_39 chromosome 2, Kyuss_2.0, whole genome shotgun sequence genomic window:
- the LOC127333770 gene encoding BTB/POZ and MATH domain-containing protein 1-like has product MSPAATASASAIIAETASGYHHLKIHGYSSLTALPVGHRLSSCPFTVGGHLWRIDYYPNGDREDSAGHISVYLVLHDNVTNNVTAQFRFGFEPSKKRALFFLNNNHNKVKPPPPATPSYSFASQGALGYPKFVQLGALENSKFLKNDSFTIRCDVVVIDRVRVEGKGSADKKEIPEFVKVPPPDLSRHLAGLLLAERGADVVFEAGGETFAAHRCVLAARSPVFSAELFGSMKEGNTANGLGSVVRVHDMEAQVFKALLCFVYTDSLPEMEKEEEDVMCQHLLVAADKYAMERMKLVCEDRLCKYIHVNTVANILALAQMHSCAGLKSACVHFLTSPGNLRAAMDSDGFHHLTTTCPSLLKELITMSVPN; this is encoded by the coding sequence ATGTCGCCCGCCGCcacggcctccgcctccgcgatcATCGCCGAGACGGCGAGCGGGTACCACCACCTCAAGATCCACGGCTACTCAAGCCTCACGGCCCTCCCCGTCGGTCATCGCCTCAGCTCCTGCCCTTTCACCGTCGGGGGCCATCTCTGGAGGATCGACTACTACCCCAACGGCGACCGCGAGGACAGCGCGGGCCACATCTCCGTCTACCTCGTCCTCCACGACAACGTCACCAACAATGTCACGGCGCAGTTCCGATTTGGTTTCGAGCCCAGCAAGAAGCGCGCGCTCTTCTTcctcaacaacaaccacaacaaggtCAAGCCACCGCCGCCCGCAACACCTTCGTACAGCTTCGCCAGCCAGGGTGCTCTGGGCTACCCAAAGTTCGTGCAGCTCGGCGCCTTGGAGAATTCCAAGTTTCTCAAGAACGATTCCTTCACGATCAGGTGCGACGTCGTCGTCATCGACAGGGTCCGCGTCGAGGGCAAGGGGAGCGCCGACAAAAAAGAAATTCCCGAGTTCGTCAAGGTGCCCCCGCCCGACCTGAGCCGCCAcctcgccggcctcctcctcgccgAAAGGGGCGCCGACGTGGTGTTCGAGGCCGGCGGCGAGACCTTCGCCGCGCACCGCTGCGTGCTCGCGGCCCGGTCGCCGGTCTTCAGCGCGGAGCTCTTCGGCTCGATGAAGGAGGGCAACACCGCCAACGGACTCGGCTCGGTCGTCCGCGTACACGATATGGAGGCGCAGGTCTTCAAGGCCTTGCTCTGTTTCGTGTACACCGACTCGTTGCCGGAGATGGAAAAGGAAGAGGAAGATGTCATGTGCCAGCACCTGCTTGTCGCGGCTGACAAGTACGCCATGGAGAGGATGAAGCTGGTTTGTGAAGACAGGCTGTGCAAGTACATCCATGTCAACACCGTGGCCAACATCCTGGCATTAGCTCAGATGCACAGCTGCGCTGGGCTCAAGAGTGCGTGCGTCCATTTTCTCACCTCTCCAGGGAATCTCAGGGCAGCCATGGACAGCGATGGCTTCCACCATCTTACCACAACCTGCCCCTCGCTCCTCAAAGAGCTCATCACCATGTCAGTTCCAAACTAG
- the LOC127333768 gene encoding peptide-N(4)-(N-acetyl-beta-glucosaminyl)asparagine amidase: MVSRRFLVRQAPAGEEHAVEYDTEDGLDVLRFQIFSLTSVPPDLQKIVVEADGSVVDDGTDLESISEGLRLVSIDEGNDADAAAAAARAQEKSDEELARMFQAEEEALLLQQYSIQNDGGEMFRERVEPYLRQVLKYEDPMRQEAALKTVPVDELKEKALISLAKEGTFSPSKNEEDHAFLLQLLFWFKQSFRWVNAAPCDSCDRETSMVGMGNPLPSEIEFGASRVEIYRCNHCSSITRFPRYNDPYKLIQTRKGRCGEWANCFTFYCRAFGYEARLILDFTDHVWTECYSNLYGRWMHLDPCEGVYDNPLLYEKGWSKKLDYAIAISKDGVRDVTKRYTRKWHEVLSRRTITSEDTVSAVLLNITGKCRSGLSTDELSGIENRDIQESEELTKAAYLEVNNSISLPGRQSGSVEWRTARLELGQGDSLSCSSCPVRKCVDAHVSKIYDALSAVLSHFCDTNIPKGRIIEVFDTLRSLMQNLKDANFRSRRVTLDQKSQQLFEDILPFAERLLSAISLKMELGTDGDLSVATDGNLIHTSLALPVALDAVDEILSNYKNNIFYTKGHQFPRGNRLCSGSVLASSEQLPVGIATAAFDGIRLSKWEEPDGAKGCWLIYKLDDGQTCELESYDLMSANDVPGRDPMDWVLEGSADGGSTWSTIDPRSSVMFESRFCRKSFAVDKSYTANAFRFRFLRARESSDNPRFQIGSIDLYGKST, from the exons ATGGTGTCTCGCAGGTTCCTGGTCCGGCAGGCCCCCGCCGGCGAGGAGCACGCCGTCGAGTACGACACGGAGGACGGCCTCGACGTCCTCCGCTTCCAGATCTTCTCCCTCACCTCCGTCCCGCCCGACCTCCAGAAG ATCGTGGTGGAGGCGGATGGATCCGTGGTGGACGACGGCACCGACCTGGAGTCCATTTCCGAGGGCCTCCGCCTCGTATCCATCGACGAGGGGAACGACGCGgacgccgcggcggcggcggcaagggCGCAGGAGAAGTCCGACGAGGAGCTCGCGAGGATGTTTCAG GCGGAAGAAGAGGCACTTCTGCTACAGCAGTACAGCATACAAAATGACGGAGGAGAGATGTTCAGAGAAAGAGTTGAGCCATACCTGCGCCAGGTTCTGAAG TATGAGGATCCAATGCGTCAGGAAGCAGCACTGAAAACTGTTCCAGTAGATGAACTTAAGGAGAAGGCGCTGATCTCACTGGCCAAG GAAGGGACCTTCAGTCCTTCGAAAAATGAAGAGGATCATGCCTTTCTGTTGCAATTGCTTTTCTGGTTTAAGCAATCATTCAG ATGGGTTAATGCCGCACCTTGTGACAGCTGTGATCGTGAGACATCTATGGTTGGAATGGGCAACCCACTTCCCTCGGAGATTGAATTTGGTGCCTCACGTGTCGAGATCTATAG GTGCAACCATTGTTCTAGTATCACCCGTTTCCCAAGGTACAATGATCCATATAAG CTTATACAAACTAGGAAAGGGCGTTGTGGAGAATGGGCAAATTGCTTCACATTCTACTGCCGAGCTTTTGGATATGAAGCTCGTTTG ATTCTGGATTTCACTGATCATGTGTGGACAGAATGTTATTCAAACTTGTATGGGAG ATGGATGCACCTAGATCCATGCGAAGGAGTCTATGATAATCCATTGTTGTATGAGAAAGG GTGGAGCAAGAAGTTAGATTATGCCATTGCTATTTCAAAAGATGGAGTACGCGATGTAACAAAACGCTACACCAGAAAGTGGCACGAG GTTCTCTCTAGGCGAACAATTACTTCAGAGGATACAGTTTCAGCTGTTCTACTGAATATAACTGGGAAGTGTCGTAGTGGATTGTCAACTGATGAACTCTCAGGCATAGAAAACCGTGACATTCAAGAGTCTGAGGAGCTTACCAAAGCTGCATATCTTGAAGTCAACAACAGCATATCTTTACCTGGAAGGCAAAGTGGTTCTGTGGAGTGGAGAACAGCAAGGTTAGAATTGGGCCAAGGAGACTCACTCAGTTGCTCATCATGTCCTGTTCGGAAATGCGTGGATGCTCATGTTTCAAAAATATATGATGCTCTTTCAGCGGTTCTTTCTCATTTTTGTGATACAAACATCCCTAAAGGAAGAATCATTGAAGTTTTTGACACATTGAGGAGCTTGATGCAAAATCTTAAAGATGCCAACTTCAGAAGCAGGAGAGTTACATTGGACCAAAAATCACAACAACTTTTTGAGGATATACTTCCCTTTGCTGAAAGATTGCTTTCTGCTATTTCTTTGAAAATGGAATTAGGCACTGATGGAGATCTATCTGTGGCTACAGATGGAAATCTAATACACACATCCTTGGCATTACCAGTAGCACTAGATGCAGTTGATGAGATACTGAGTAACTATAAGAACAATATCTTTTACACGAAAGGTCATCAATTCCCAAGAGGCAATAGGCTCTGCTCAGGTTCAGTCCTTGCAAGTAGTGAGCAACTCCCAGTTGGAATT GCCACAGCGGCATTTGACGGAATTCGCTTGTCCAAATGGGAAGAACCTGACGGAGCCAAAG GATGTTGGCTAATATATAAATTGGATGATGGCCAAACTTGCGAGTTGGAGTCATATGATTTGATGTCAGCTAATGATGTTCCAGGGAGGGATCCAATGGACTG GGTTCTCGAAGGGAGCGCAGATGGAGGATCTACCTGGAGCACTATTGATCCTCGGAGTTCTGTAATGTTTGAAAGCCGTTTCTGTAGGAAATCATTTGCTGTTGACAAGAGCTACACGGCAAATGCATTTCG GTTTCGGTTTCTACGTGCAAGAGAATCCAGTGACAATCCAAGGTTTCAAATAGGATCCATTGACCTTTACGGGAAAAGCACATGA